The Apibacter raozihei DNA segment AAAATCTAATTTAGACATACTTGCTTCCAAAAAGGCTTGTTCTCCTATAGTCGTAAGATTAGGGCTCTTGGAAAAATCCAGCACTGTCATTGTTGCCCCTCTAAAAGCTCGTGCTCCTATGGTTTCTAGTTCGGATGGTAAGGTTACACTTCCTTTAAAAAAAGAAAATGAGACTGCCGGAATTACTTTCATATTAGTAGGAAGAATTACATGGCTATCGTTACCTGCAAAGCTCCCTCGTTCTCCAAAATAATTTGTAAGAAAAGTTGTTAATTTTCTATTTGTTGAAAAATCCAATGTATTATTTTCTAATTTTATAGCCTCAAAAGCTGATCCTCCTATAGAAGTAAGGCTTGGACTATGTAAGAAATCTAATTTGGACATATTTGCTCTTAAAAATGCCTGAGTTCCTATGGTTTCTAATTCCAACGGAAGAGTTATACTCCCTTTAAAATCCGCGAATAAAAGTTCCGGAATTGATTTTAAATTTTTCGGTAATATTACATGGCTCGCGTTTCCATAAAAAGCTCCCCGTTGTCCAAAATAATTTCTTCCGAATGTATTTAATTTTTGGTTGACAGAAAAATCCAATGTGTTATTTACTAGCTTAATAGCCTCAAAAGCAGAGCCTCCAATGGTAGTTAGGTTGAGACTATTTGAGAAATCCAAATTTGACATACTTGCCCTTAAAAACGCCTGCTCTTCAATAGTTTCCAATTCCAACGGAAGAGTTATACTTCCTTTAAAATCAACAAATAAAAGTCCTGGGATCCTCTTCATATTTTTAGGAAGAATCACATGGCTGTTATTTCCATAAAAAGCTCCCCGTTGTCCAAAATAATTTCTTCCGAATGTATTTAATTTTTGATTGACAGAAAAATCCAATGTATTATTCCCTAACTTTATAGCTTCAAAAGCAGAGCCTCCTATAGAAGTAAGGTTCGGACTTTTTGAAAAATCCAGACTTTTCAGGGTAGCTCCCACAAAGGCTTGTTCGCCAATTGTGTAAACTGACTTAGGCAATGTAATCATATCCAATTTAATATAAGCCAATGCCCTTGTCGGGAAAATGTTATCTACTAAATCAGCATTTAGCATGTCTAAATTCTTTAATGCAGACATTTGACGAATAGTCTCAAAATCTACACTATTAAGGGTTCCTGTAAGGCTGAGATCAGTTATCTTAGCCTTATCCGTTCCTACCAGCTGGGATAGGGTTCCGGGTGTCGCTACTTCGTAGTTCTTACTAAGCTGCCCCCATGAAAGAGAAAAGCATAGAAAGAAACATAAAAGCGATAAATAATAGCTTTGTTTCATATAATATAATTTAATGTGATTTCTTACTTTTGATTAAAACCGACTTTTGATTTTTTATTATTCCAATGTGCATTTTTAGAATAAAAGAAGTAAAGGCAGAATTTGGCAGGCAGTTTAAATTCATATATTTACAGTTATTTTTTATACAATATTAGTAAAAATTAGGCATAAAACTATCAATTTTTAGATTTTATATTAAAGGTTTTACAAGTATTGTAGATAAAAAACAAGAACTGAATAGCTTAACAACTAAAAAAATTTGATAAAATATAATATATTAAATTTTATTCTACAATGATTGATTTTTCAACTATTTGAAGTCTTTAAAAAAAGCAGAATTTTTATTACACCAACTATAATTATAAATTTAAAATAGCCAGATAACTTACTTTGGATTATATTACATAATATCAATATGAAAAATTTTGGATATACCTGTCAAGGTTATTTGTATGCCTATACAAAAGGTGAAAAAAGCTATAAGTTTATTAATAATTATATTCCCAGAGCTACCTACCTTATCAACAATCTTTGAAGCATTTGACAAAAAAAAGTATACTAAAATACAAAGAACAAGTATAACCAGAGCAATAGTCAGATAGTTAATCAAAGTCAGGTACATGTTTTCTTCAATTGAGCTGTTAGCGGTTAAAGTAAATATAACGGAAATACTACCTGAGCCCATTATAATGGGAAAGGTAATAGGATAAAATATATCTTTTTGAATATTTTCATTATCTAAATCGTTTATGGTTTTCTCTTTTTTTTCTTTACTTTTTCCTTTATTATTCCCATCGGATAACCAGCCCAAGGCTGTCTTACAAATCATGAGACCTCCTCCCAGCTGTATAACAGGAATGGACAGACCAAACAGCAGTAATATTAAACGACCGATAAGTAAGCTTCCTAACCCAATAGATAAACAATAAATGGTTATTTGCTTTACTACAGATTTTCTTTGTTTTTCCCCTAATCCCTCCAGAAAATTATTTACAATAAATGCGTTGCCAATAGGATTAACCACGGGAAACAAGGCTACCATAGCCGCTGAAAATACATGTATAAAATTCTGTACCATTTCTTTAGGTTTTTTGAGTTGTAAAGATCGTATTTTAACTCAAGTGAACATCATTTTTTATAAAAAAATATTTATTTAACCTAAATTTTTAAATTTAATATATAAACTACTTTATATAATAAAAAATCCCCTTCAAATGAAGGGGATTTTTTATTATACTATTATTTTGTACGATTAAGCGTCTAACTCACCTGCAATTACATTTAAACTTCCCAGTGCAATAATGGCATCGGATAACATTTGTCCTTTAACCAGCTCTTCAAAAGCCTGATAATAAATAAAGCACGGTCTTCTGAAATGTAAACGATACGGACTTCTTCCTCCATCACTAACTAAATAAAAGCCTAACTCTCCATTACCACCTTCAACAGAATTATATACTTCACCGGTTGGAATTTTTGTTTCCCCCATAATGATTTTAAAATGATAAATTAGCGCTTCCATACTATTGTAAACATCCGGCTTATCCGGCAGATAAAAGTCCGGTACATCTTCATGGTAATTTCCTTCCGGCAAATTTTCATACGCATTTTTTATCAGCTTGAAACTTTCTCTTATCTCCTGCAATCGTACCATAAAACGGTCATAAGCATCACCGGCAGTACCTATAGGAATGATAAAATCAAAGTCATCATAGGAAGAATAAGGACTCATTACCCTAACGTCATAATCCACACCGGCAGCACGTAAGTTTGGGCCTGTAAATCCGTAATTTAAGGCTCTTTCTGCAGATATTCCTCCCACCCCAATCGTTCTGTCCATGAATATCCGGTTTCTTTCAAGTAAGCTGGCAAACTCTTCCAGTCTTTTCGGAAAATCAGCGATAAATTCACGAATTAACTGATGAAATTTAGGGCTGAAATCTCTTTCAAAACCACCAATACGACCAATATTGGTAGTCATTCTGGCTCCACATACCTGTTCGTAAAGATCATAAATTTTTTCCCTGTCCTGGAACATATACGTAAATCCGGTTAGTGCACCTGTATCTACTCCCATGACGGAGTCGCATACCAAATGGTCTGCTATTCGCGCCAGCTCCATAATTATGATTCGCATATAATCTATTTTCTTAGAAACTTTTATACCTAAAAGCTTCTCCATAGTCATATGCCACCCCATATTATTGATTGGTGACGAACAATAATTTAACCGATCTGTTAAAGTCGTAATCTGAGCATAGGTTCTTCTTTCGGATATTTTCTCAAAAGCCCTGTGAATATATCCAACAGTAGAGGATGAAGAGACAATTCGCTCTCCGTCCATTAATATATGATTTTCAAATATACCATGAGTTGACGGGTGGGTAGGTCCTAAATTTATTTTCTGAAGCTGACCGTCTAATTGTTCTTTAACGATATAATTATCAACGACACCCGCAAGGTTTATCAACTCACTTTTATTATTTTCCTGAGACATTTTTCTTTTTTTATCTTTTAATATTAGACGGGTTATCTACCAAACATGGCATCATCTTTATCTGTACGTGTTGCATCTTCCAGCTGATATTGTTTCAGCATAGGATGATATTCCATTTCTTCCATATTAAGAATCCGCTTTAAATTGGGATGTCCTTTAAAATTGATTCCATAGAAATCGAACGTTTCTCTTTCCATCCAGTTAGCACCGGAATAAAGAGAAGTTAAAGAATCTACATCTGGCTTATCAATAGACAAATAGGTTTTTAACCTCAGCCTGAAATTATTAATAAAACTATGTAAATGGTATATTACTCCTAGCTCAGCACCTTTGTGATCCGGATAATGGATACCGCATATATCTGTAAGAAAATCTATTTTAATCGTATGCTTTTTTACAAATTCGACTAAAGGCAGAACAGCTTCATCCTTAATTTCCAATGTCAGAATACCATCCGGCTCATAAGCTCTAAGAATAGAGTCTCCAAATTCATCTGTTAAAAGCTGTAAAACAAATTGATTGTCTATAATTGTATTTTCTTCCATCAAATTACGAAATATTATATGATTCTAATAAAGCTTTATACTCTGGTGAATCTCTTCTTCTCAGGCTTTCGTTTTGTACCATTTCCTGAATCTGCATAAAACCTTCAATAATTTGCTCCGGTCTTGGAGGGCATCCGGGTACATAAACGTCTACCGGAATGATCTTATCAATTCCCTGAAGTACAGAATACGTATCAAAAATACCGCCACTGGAAGCACAGGCACCCACTGCCATTACCCATTTAGGCTCTGCCATTTGAGAATAAACCTGTTTAAGCACCGGGGCTAGTTTTTTAGATATGGTTCCACAAACCATCAGTAAATCCGCCTGTCTGGGAGAAAACCTCATATTTTCAGCCCCAAAACGGGATAAATCATAGTTTGATGCTTGTATAGCCATAAACTCAATACCGCAGCAAGAGGTTGCAAAAGGTAAAGGCCATAAAGAATATGAGCGGGCCAACCCGATAATTTTATCTAAGCTCCCGGCAAAATATCCTGGTCCGCTTACTCCCTCAGGAGGTTCGACCATCGTAACTTTTTCTGACATATTTCTCTTTCTAAATCTAAAGTATATTGTAAATAGTATCTTTTATTTTTCCCAATCCAGAGCTCCTTTTTTCACTACATATAAAAAGCCTAGTAAGAAAATAGAAATAAAGGTGACTACAGCTAAAAATCCGGCAACGCCAAATTCTTTAACATTAAGTGCGTAAGGATAAAAGAAAACTATTTCTATATCAAATAAAACAAATAAAATTGCAGTTAGAAAATACTTAATTGAAAACGGTGTACGTGCATCTCCTTCGTATGCTACACCACATTCAAAAGTATCATCTTTTGCCTTACCATGAATTCTTGTCCCTAACATAGCTGAGCCGATAAGTGTCATTACACTGAAACCTAATGCTACAGCTACCTGAATTAATATAGGTACATAATCAACGGGTAAACTCATTTTTTAGTAATTTTTTTAATTATTATACAAAATTTATCGCCTTGCAAAGTTAATACATTTTTTAAACTATACCTTCATTTTTTAGTATTCTAATCTTTTATCTGTTAACGATAAACTAATTTTTCATTAAGTATCATAAAGCCTCTAACAGATTGGGATTTAAGCACCCCATTATTTAAATGATGAATATCATATATTTAGTTTGTAATTAGTCTAAATAAAAATTATATTTGCCGTAACTTTCTAAATTTTAACTAACATGAAAAAATTATACTTAATTTGTTCTTTAATTTGTTGCGGTCAGTTTCTTATGGCCCAAAACACTTCATCAATTAAAGGGAATGTTTCTAATATTGAAAACCTCCCTGTTGCAGATGCTGTCATCCTTGTAGATGGACAGTCAGTATCTGAAACTACAAAAAGTGATGGTTCTTTTGAAATTAAAGGTTTATCTCCCGGTAAACATAAAATTACCATCATTAGCCCTGATTCTGGTCAGTATACGGAATCTTTTTCTTTAGACTCAAATGAAACTAAAGAATTGAGAATGACTGTCTACCAAAAGGGAGATCTAGATAAAATTTTAATTTACGGACAAGGAAAACAGCCCAAAGGTCTTGATATGATCACCCGTATACCTTTATCTCCCAGAGAATTACCTCAAAACATTTCAGTTATATCTGATGAAATTATTAACGAGCAGGGTGCTCTTACTTTAACTGATGCTGTAAGAAATGTTCCCGGTGTTACGCTCTTCGGAACTTACGGTGGAACTACTGAGAGTATGTCTATCAGGGGATACAGAGGTACTCCGGTATTAAAAAACGGTATTCAGGTTGATTCTGATTTTAGAACATCAGGAATTTTGACAGATATGCAAGGGGTTTCAAGTATTCAGGTTTTAAGAGGATCTGCGTCAATAACCCAAGGTATCGGTAACGGATTAGGCAGCCCTGGAGGAGTTATAAACGTAGTTACCAAAACACCTCTATTTTTAAAGGATGCCGGACAGGTAGCATTGGAATCCGGTAGTTGGGGATTATTTAGATCTACACTTGATTACCAAACGGTTCTGGATAAAAAAAATACTTCGGCATTCCGATTAAATGCTGCTTTTCAAAGAGCAGACAGCTATAAGCCAAGAGTGGACAACAATCGTGTATATGTAAACCCTTCTTTTGAATGGAGACCGGATGATAAAACAACGGTGACTCTTGAAATGGATTACATGAATGATAATACGACCCCAGATAGAGGAACTACAAACTTATCTGAAATAAATACTTACAATTTATTAGATACATCTAAAAACTTTTTTGGTTGGGGTACGGATAATGTTAACACCAAAACAACCACTTATTCTGCAAAAATAGTTAGAAAACTGAATGATAAACTTAGCTTACGAGCCGTATATGCCGGTTCGGTAAACAATGACGAAACTTATGGAGTAGGTTCAATGGCTAACCCTTACAGGTACAAGGATGTAGTAACTGGCAAAACTATTTCTGATTACACAAAGAGAATAAGAACCCTTAGTTGGTCTGAGAGTGAAGATAAAAATAAAGTTATTCAAATCGATTTAATCGGTAAAAATTTATTTACCGGTAAAATTAAGCATACGTTTCAGGCAGGATTTGACTATAAATCTAATGAAAAAACTTCAATTTCTCATGGCTCCATAACTGTTGATACAGTTAATATTTTAGAAAAAATTGGTAATAATTTACCTTCTGGTATTTCCAAAAAATCATTTGGAACCACAGCTGTAAATACTAAAACTTATTCAGAAGTATACGGATTTACAGTACATGATGCCATAGAATTTAATCCATATATACGCGCAAACTTTGCTTTACGATACAGTGTTGACGGAAGAAAATCGAATGTAGGCGCCGCTAACGATGCATGGGACCCGTTTGTTGGGATAATGATAACGCCTGTAAAAAATATCAGCCTGTTTGGAAATTTTGCCACTACGACAAATTTACGTTCAGCCAGTAATCCAACCCAGGATGGTGGAACCATTGGAGCATCAGTAACCAATCAGTGGGAAGTCGGAGTAAAATCGGACTGGTTTAATAAAAAACTGGATTTTAATGTGACATATTATTTTATTAATAATAACGATATTGCTTATCAGGTCTATGATAATGGTGTTGCTACAGGATACTACAAAAAAGCAGGAGATTTAAGAAGAAATGGAATTGAGATTGAAGCAAATGGCCGGATTCTTGAAAACCTGAGAGTTATTTTAGGATATTCTTATTCAGATGTTCAATACAGAAAAAGTATTGCTTATGTAAATGGCTCAAGGCCTATGAATGCCCCTTATTCAACGGCAAACGGATGGGTACAATATTTATTTAACCAGGGTGCATTAAAAAATCTTTCATTAGGTGTAGGTGTATATTATGTAGGCAACAGACCTGTTAACGATTATAGTTCAGATTTAAGAACTGACGGACATGGAACTACTCCAGGAGTAAAACCATTTAATATGCCTGGTTATACAACTATTAACGCCCAGCTTGGTTATACTTATAAAGATGTGGGACTAAAAGTTTTCTTTAACAACATATTTGATGAACTGGGATATACTTCTTACTACCGTGGTGGTTATATAAATCAAATAGATCCTAGAAACTTTAAAATTCAGTTATCATATAATTTCTAATTTCCACATATAATTATGTTTTTTAAACCTACCCCTCATTTTGGGTAGGTTTATATAAAAGTTTTCAAATTAAATTATACACAAAAGATCTGAAAAGATAAAAAAACTACAGAATGTATTCTGTAGTTTTTTATTTATCCTATGTATAAAAAGTTTTACTTTTAATTACTGTTTTTCGGTCAGGAATTTCCAATATCTCTTAGGCATATATTGTTTTTGCAATTTTAAATTGATTCTTTCTTTGATTGATACTGATGTATGATATTTTTTCCACAATTCCTGAAATAACTTCTCATCCGGATGCAACATTTCCTCATCAACAAAACCTGTTCTGAGGTGTTCTCCGCTTCCTTCGAGAACCATGGGATGAACTTCCGACAAATCGTAATAAAAACCATAGTTTCGTTTAAGATCATAAAGAATCCATTGTTGAGAAGAAAAGCGATCTTTAAAATGAGGTATAACTAATGGTAAACTATTATATACGGGATGTACGGGTGCAAAATAAATTTCATCTTTAGACTTTTGAAACCTTACAAACTGTTGCCATGCATGAACTTCTTTGGATACCTTTTTTGCTATTTTATGTATTTCAAGAACTACCGGATGACCAAAGTTAGCTGAGTGTTCGAATTTACTGTCAATCGCATATTTTATATATTGAAACAAAAGAAAATCACTATTTTCAATTTCAGACAACCAAACCGCATTCAGCCTGTTTAATTCCATCACTGACATTTTATTTTTAAGCAAGGTTAAAACGCGCAAAAATTTTTCTGTTTGAGTTTCAATAGCAAAAACCTCACGGGTAAGTAATGGTACTATCTGTTCCTGTGATATTAACGACTCAGGATATTTTTTTTTATCATAGGCCTCGAACACAGCGCATAAGAGACCTTCAAAGGATTTATCATATTGAAAAACTACCATAAGCATCCAAAGATATTGTTATTCACTGAAAAGTAATGACATTTGATTACTTGCTACTGAACGAGGCGTTTTTTTTACCAGTAAACTTCTTATATATTCAGGACTGGAACTGTTAACATTGAGCCCTCTATAATCTCTGCAAACCATGAAAAATTTTGCTCTTTTCATACTTACTCCTATTTTTTTTAATTGATATGTATCTAATAAGCCAAATCTTCTTGAAGCAAGAATGAGCTTTGCAGACTTAACTCCTATTCCGGGAACTCTTAAAAGCAAGTGATAATCACAAATATTTATATCTACAGGAAAATATTCGGGATGACGTAAAGCCCATGATAATTTAGGATCTATTTCCAGATCCAGATTGGGATTTACATCGTCTAATATCTCCTCTGATGAAAACTGATAAAACCTCATAAGCCAGTCAGCCTGATACAAACGATTTTCCCTAACTAAAGGCGCTTGCCTGATTGCCGGAAGTCTAGTGTCACCCGGATTAACGGGTATAAATCCGGAATAATAGACTCTTCTCATACTAGACTGTAAATACAAAACAGACGAAACTCGAAGTATATCCTGATCAGTTTCATTAGTTGCTCCAATAATCATTTGAGTACTCTGGCCAGCAGGTGTAAATTTTGAAACCGATTTAGATTTCTTTCGCTCTTCCTTATATTCAGTTACTCCGTTCTGTATGTATTTCATGGGAGTAAAAACACTGGCATGATCTTTTTCAGGAGCCAGATATTTTAGATTTTTTTCTGAAGGAATCTCAATATTAACACTTAGTCGGTCTGCATATAATCCGGCCTGATATACTAATTCCTTACTTGCCCCAGGTATACTCTTCATATGAATATAACCGTTATATCTATGAATGGTTCTAAGCTCTTTGATTACCCTAACCATTCTTTCCATGGTATGATCGGGATTTTTGATTATTCCTGAACTTAAAAACAAGCCTTCAATATAATTTCTTTTGTAAAATTCCAATGTCAAATTAACCAATTCTTTCACACTAAATGCCGCTCTTTTTATATCGTTACTTTTACGATTAATACAATATGCACAATCATAAATACAATAGTTAGTCAATAGAACTTTTAACAGAGAAACACACCTTCCGTCTTCAGTATATGAATGGCATATTCCCCATCCGGATGCTGAACCTATATCACCGGATTTACTCTTTCTTGTAACTCCACTTGAGGAACAGGAAACATCGTATTTAGCTGACTCAGATAAAGTTGCAAGTTTGTTAATGAGATTTTCATTCACCATATACCAAAGTTACTAAACATATTTTCAATAATAAACTAAATATACGATAAACAATAATAAAACACTAATTACCAGACACTTAAACTCTGAAATTAAAAAATCCTCTCTACTGATTATAGTAGAGAGGATCTAAATTGTATAAGGTTAAATTTTATTAATGGCTATGCCCTGATTCCATTTCACCGGCTTTAAGATAGTAAACTCCAGATACGGCAACTTGTAATTGATTATCCCAATCCATTATTTCAACAAACTGTTCATTTTCTGCTCCTGTTTTTACTTCTTTCTTTTCGACATGCTCTCCTTTTTTGACAAATACATATTTTTTTCCAGCTTCTTCAAAAATGGCTTCTTTAGGTAAGGTAAGAACGGAATTCGTTCTGTTAATAATTGAAGCGTTCACAAATCTTCCTTCATAAAAATTTGTTGGAGGAAGTTTAGAATCTATATCCACATGCACCTGAATAGTGTTGTTTTCAGTATTAGTTACTTTTCCTATTAAATGTATACTCCCTCTTAAAGTATCTTTAATTTCCGGTAACATAAATTCTACATTTTGTCCGGTAAACAAACCTGATGCATGTTTTGAAGGAACATTTAACTCTATATGCAGTTCATCCTGATTAATAATCATAAATAATTCATCAGCCGTAGTAATTTGTTTGCCGGGAGAAATTTCTTCTGCATGAACAAAACCACTTTTCGGGCTGACAATGGCCAATATTGGATTTATTTTTTTTGTTCTGATTATCGTTGAAGGATTGAATCCTAATAATTGCAACTCAGAACGTAATCCTTCATATTCTGCTGATGAAACCTGATATAAAGCCTGAGATTGTTCATAGGCTTTTCGACTTATTGCATCGGCAGATAGCAAAGATTGCTTTCTTTGGTAATCTTTTAGATTCAGGTTCATGTTGTAGTAAGCTTCTAAAAATTGCTTTTGTAAAGTGATAAAGGAAGGATTTCTAACGGTAGCCAAAACCTGACCTTTTTTTACAAATTCTCCGGTAATAAAGTTTACTTTGTCTATAAATCCATCTACCTGGCTGTGTATTGATGACTTATTTTCCGGTAAGGCATGAATTACTCCACTTACTGTTATTTTGGTATCAATATATCTAAGTTCAGGTTTTCCAAATTTTATTCCATTGGTTTTGATTTGTTCATCTGTAAGAGTAATTTCTTCTGATTTATTTTCATTTTCAGCAGAACTTGCTTTATTCTCAGTTCCTGAACAAGAGAATACCAGCCATATAATACTATTTATGTATACTAGTTTTTTCATTATTTCTATCAATTTTGTTTGGTAATGTATTTAAGCTCGATGATTGATTGATTATAATTATTAAGAAGCTCGAGATAAGTTATGTTGGCATCTACAGAAGATTTTAACATACTGCAATATTGCAAATAGTCTATTTCTCCGTATTTATATTTTGTTGTTGCCACCTCTCTCATCTTTTGAAGTTCTTTAAAAGGATTATCTCCAAAAAACTCCAATTCATTTCGATACATTTCCTCTAATTTTTGCAATTGCTTGATTCTTACCTGCAAATCATGTACAATTTGTTCTTGTTGATTATTTAAAATTTGATTATCAATACTATTTTGCTCCTTTGCTTTTTTATATGAGTTGTTAAATAAAGGAACCGATAATCCTACAATTCCTGCATAGTACCCGGAACTTTGATCAATACTTTGGACCAATCCTCCCAAAGATAATTCCGGTCTTCTTTGTGCCTTGGTTAAGGCGATAGTTTTTTTATTAACATCTCTGGCTTTGTCAAATTGTTCAATATATACTGAGTTGGCACTATCTGACTGAAACCTATGGGAAATACGGGAAAATTTCTCAACCGGTTCTAAGTTTTCTTGATTTTGAATATAACAAAGCGAAAATAACTGATTTTCTATAGTAAGGAATTCTTGTTCATTCATTGCTTTTTGTTTGAGTACCTGCTCCAATTCTACTTTAAAAAACTGCTTTTCCATATAGTCAGTTTCACCTTTTTCATATCTGTATTCGGATCTTTTTAATCCGGACTTGTATAATGAATCCATTGATTCAAACATTTTTCTCTTTTCCAGTGTATACATCCATTGATTATACAACTGTTCCACCTGAAATTTTAAAGTATGCTGCTTTAAAACAAATTGAGTGCTTAACCAGTTTTTTTTCGTTTCGGATAAATTTCTGACATCTTTATAACTGAAAAGATTTCCAAAATCCTGTAGCGCTTCTATCTGATAGTCTCCTTGTTTATTATTGTATTGACCGTATCCGGCAGTTACCGTTGTATTTTTCAAAGAATACGCATACTTTTTTTCAACGTTTTCTCTTTGAATTTCAAGCTCTTTCTGTCTAAGCTCTTTATTATTTTCAGATACTCTCTGCAACATCTGTTCAAGAGTTACTTTGGTTTGTGCATTAACAGAAATTATCCCACCTATAAAAAAAATAATTAGGGTAAGTCCTTTTCTATTTAATTTCATTTTAAATCTTTTATTTTCAACTATATAATAAATAGCTGGTACAATAAGCAACGTTAACAGAGTAGAAGTTACCAGTCCTCCTATAACAACTGTAGCCAAAGGTCTTTGAACTTCTGCTCCGTTTGAAGTGGATAACGCCATTGGAAAAAATCCTAAGGTTGCTACCATGGCTGTCATAAAAACAGGTCGTAAACGAGTAAGAGCCCCTTCTTTTATTAACTCTTTTAAAGAAGCATGATTTTTAGTTTTTCTCAGGTAATTTAATTCGCTTACTAATACAATTCCATTTAAAACGGCTACTCCAAATAATGCGATAAAACCAACTCCTGCTGATATACTAAAGGGGAGTCCCCTGACAACCAAAGCAATAATTCCGCCGATTGACGCCAAGGGTACTGCAGTGAAAATAATTAAAGCATCTTTCATACTCTTAAATGCCATATATAGTAACAGTATGATAGTGGCCAAAGCTATAGGAATTGCTATGCTAAGCCTGGCACTTGCTTCCCGTAAATTTTCAAAGGCTCCTCCATACTCAAAGGTATAACCCGGAGGTAATTTGATATTTTTATCCAAATTTTCTTGTATATTCTCAACAAGGGTAGCAACATCTACTCCTCTTACATTTACCCCAATATTAATCTTTCTCTGTGCCTGTTCTCTTGATATCATCATGGGACCGGATTCATAATCTATTGTAGCCACTTCTGAAAGAGGAATAAGAGTATTCTTTGATGTTCTTATATAGAGTTGATCCAGATTTAATTGATTACGGTATTCTTGGCTAAGCCTTACTATCAACTCAAACCTTTTTTCGCCTTCCAGAATAACTCCTGCATCCTGGCCTGCTATAGTGGATCTTATAATTTGATTCAAAGAATTAATTGTAAGTCCATACTGGGCAATTTTAAGTCGGTCATAACTAATTTTCATTTGTTTTAACCCCTCTGTCTGTTCCACTTTCACATCAGCAGCGCCTTTGATACTCCTAATAATTTCCGCAGACTTATCTGCTAATTCTTTAAGCTCTCTGGTATCATCTCCGAAAATTTTAACTACTACATCTGCCTTTGCTCCTGTCATCAGTTCATTAAATCGTAACTGAATAGGTTGTGAAAACTCAAAAGCGGCACCTAAGATAGAAGATAATTTTTCTTTCATTTTACTTACTAATTCTTCCTGAGTTTTAGCCGTTACCCATTCATTTTTCTCCTTCAATA contains these protein-coding regions:
- a CDS encoding CusA/CzcA family heavy metal efflux RND transporter, translating into MFKKIIELSIQNKLLVIVGTLALLIGGIYSVKDIAIDATPDITNNQVQVVTTSPTLAPQEVEQLITFPLESQLRNIPGTTQVRSISRFGLSIITVVFKESTPTLQARQLVKEQIDIAKEDIPSGLGEPQLMPITTGLGEIYQYVIRIKPGYENQYDTEKLRTIQDWIIKRQLSGVEGIIEISSFGGKVKEYEVSINPVALQSYNLTLEDVYTALESNNQNSGSGYIEQKHNLFYIRTEGMLKNFQDIENVVVSVNETVPVKISDIAEIKIGSAQRFGAMTMDGKGEVVGGITLMLKGADSYKTVENVKRRVAQIEKNLPEGIDIYEYLDRAKLIDKTISTVTKNLIEGGLIVIFVLILLLGNLRAGLIVASVIPLSLLFALTMMDAFGVSANLLSLGAMDFGIVVDGAIIIIESVIHVLYTGYVGKKLTQKQMDEVIGNTAGEIYKSAAFGIMIIILVFVPIMTLTGIEGKMFRPMALAVSFAILGAFILSLTYVPVMTTIFLKKNIVHKVTFADKIMNKLKLLYVPVLDRVLKIPYTIVSAIVIVWVIFVIVFMKMGSEFVPTLQEGDIAMQMSIQPGSSLTESIQTTTKAEKILKENFSEVLHVVSKIGTAEVPTDPMGIEDADIMIVLKEKNEWVTAKTQEELVSKMKEKLSSILGAAFEFSQPIQLRFNELMTGAKADVVVKIFGDDTRELKELADKSAEIIRSIKGAADVKVEQTEGLKQMKISYDRLKIAQYGLTINSLNQIIRSTIAGQDAGVILEGEKRFELIVRLSQEYRNQLNLDQLYIRTSKNTLIPLSEVATIDYESGPMMISREQAQRKINIGVNVRGVDVATLVENIQENLDKNIKLPPGYTFEYGGAFENLREASARLSIAIPIALATIILLLYMAFKSMKDALIIFTAVPLASIGGIIALVVRGLPFSISAGVGFIALFGVAVLNGIVLVSELNYLRKTKNHASLKELIKEGALTRLRPVFMTAMVATLGFFPMALSTSNGAEVQRPLATVVIGGLVTSTLLTLLIVPAIYYIVENKRFKMKLNRKGLTLIIFFIGGIISVNAQTKVTLEQMLQRVSENNKELRQKELEIQRENVEKKYAYSLKNTTVTAGYGQYNNKQGDYQIEALQDFGNLFSYKDVRNLSETKKNWLSTQFVLKQHTLKFQVEQLYNQWMYTLEKRKMFESMDSLYKSGLKRSEYRYEKGETDYMEKQFFKVELEQVLKQKAMNEQEFLTIENQLFSLCYIQNQENLEPVEKFSRISHRFQSDSANSVYIEQFDKARDVNKKTIALTKAQRRPELSLGGLVQSIDQSSGYYAGIVGLSVPLFNNSYKKAKEQNSIDNQILNNQQEQIVHDLQVRIKQLQKLEEMYRNELEFFGDNPFKELQKMREVATTKYKYGEIDYLQYCSMLKSSVDANITYLELLNNYNQSIIELKYITKQN